A single region of the Streptomyces sp. NBC_00425 genome encodes:
- a CDS encoding TauD/TfdA family dioxygenase, with the protein MEPIYELSGPEREQLTAVLRSVVKSPYEDYEAFSRAVGDVIARGEVPAFFAGVCARVRADRSTGVSDAHVLRNCPLDEDIPLLDLDDPVADKHARKKTFVGEAFLELFAQLVKTPLLSYATRFDGDFFTDVVAINRYSGMQTGFSDSELVYHNDRTAHPVRADFISLLGMHCPEGEFIYTGFVDGRDLLAHLTDEEQRQLRTAQFVTPFDVFSRDNNKELTVSEVHPILENHHSFRYLDTCTTAAPGAPESAKDALLALKDALVRADKTRHRIRTGDLFVFANQDGLHSRDKMEINDAARARQRWLLKTYAFRDEAAAERHADRWLDGVRGRVGD; encoded by the coding sequence ATGGAACCCATCTACGAACTGTCCGGGCCGGAGCGCGAGCAACTGACCGCGGTGCTGCGCTCCGTGGTCAAGAGCCCCTACGAGGACTACGAGGCGTTCTCGCGCGCCGTCGGCGACGTGATCGCGCGCGGCGAGGTGCCCGCCTTCTTCGCCGGCGTCTGTGCGCGCGTCCGGGCCGACCGCTCGACGGGCGTCTCCGACGCCCACGTGCTGCGCAACTGCCCGCTGGACGAGGACATCCCGCTGCTGGACCTGGACGACCCGGTCGCGGACAAGCACGCGCGGAAGAAGACGTTCGTCGGCGAGGCGTTCCTGGAGCTCTTCGCCCAGCTGGTCAAGACGCCACTGCTGTCCTACGCGACACGTTTCGACGGGGACTTCTTCACGGACGTCGTCGCCATCAACCGCTACAGCGGGATGCAGACGGGGTTCAGCGACAGCGAGCTCGTGTACCACAACGACCGCACGGCCCATCCCGTGCGGGCCGACTTCATCTCGCTGCTCGGCATGCACTGCCCCGAGGGCGAGTTCATCTACACCGGGTTCGTCGACGGGCGCGACCTGCTCGCGCATCTGACGGACGAGGAGCAACGGCAGCTCAGGACGGCGCAGTTCGTCACGCCGTTCGACGTGTTCTCACGGGACAACAACAAGGAGCTGACGGTCTCCGAGGTCCACCCCATCCTGGAGAACCACCACAGCTTCCGCTACCTGGACACGTGCACGACGGCCGCGCCCGGTGCTCCCGAGTCCGCGAAGGACGCACTGCTCGCGCTGAAGGACGCGCTGGTGCGGGCCGACAAGACCCGTCACCGCATCCGGACCGGCGACCTGTTCGTCTTCGCCAACCAGGACGGCCTGCACAGCCGCGACAAGATGGAGATCAACGATGCGGCGCGGGCGCGGCAGCGCTGGCTGCTGAAGACGTACGCCTTCCGCGACGAGGCGGCTGCGGAGCGGCACGCGGACCGCTGGCTGGACGGCGTGCGCGGGCGCGTGGGCGACTGA
- a CDS encoding cysteine hydrolase family protein, with the protein MDWAGTPQRGQGERPALLVLDLINEIVHPDGRYAADGYGAQARERRVLDTAADAIRRARAADIPVIYVVVGFSPGHPEWPAGSRVFEKAKEDGRLVLGSWATQVHDALAPRPGEPVVVKHRISPFHGTNLEVLLRTAGIDTLLLTGVSTELVVLGTAQAAHDRDYRVRVLEDATLAGDAEIHDAALKILSRISTVTTVAEALPAAPSTPAAERQGVRS; encoded by the coding sequence ATGGACTGGGCCGGAACACCGCAGCGGGGCCAGGGCGAGCGTCCCGCGCTGCTCGTACTGGACCTCATCAACGAGATCGTCCACCCGGACGGCAGGTACGCCGCCGACGGTTACGGCGCGCAGGCGCGTGAGCGGCGTGTCCTCGACACGGCCGCCGACGCGATCCGGCGGGCCCGCGCCGCGGACATCCCGGTGATCTACGTCGTCGTCGGCTTCTCCCCCGGCCATCCTGAGTGGCCGGCCGGGTCCCGGGTCTTCGAGAAGGCGAAGGAGGACGGGCGTCTCGTGCTGGGGTCCTGGGCGACGCAGGTGCACGACGCACTCGCGCCGCGGCCCGGGGAGCCCGTGGTCGTCAAGCACCGCATCAGCCCGTTCCACGGCACGAACCTGGAAGTGCTGTTGCGCACGGCGGGCATCGACACGCTGCTCCTCACCGGCGTCTCCACGGAGCTGGTGGTGCTCGGCACCGCGCAGGCCGCCCACGACCGGGACTACCGCGTACGGGTGCTCGAGGACGCGACGCTGGCGGGCGACGCCGAGATCCACGACGCAGCGCTGAAGATCCTTTCCCGCATCTCGACGGTCACCACGGTCGCCGAGGCGCTGCCGGCCGCCCCGTCGACGCCCGCCGCCGAGCGTCAAGGCGTCCGGTCATGA
- a CDS encoding ArsR/SmtB family transcription factor has translation MPNSSTTRASARDAGASRHPGRASGEQPGAPLKHQTDIARAAALVADPSRARILKCLADGRALPASALAGEAGVGAATASAHLAKLVEAEFVTVEARGRHRYFRLFGPDVSAALEALALIAPPLAITSLKQSSRTNALHRSRTCYDHLAGRLGVALMQSLLDHGVITGHDGIHRPAEAVRDRPSSYGRDLVYELSDEAPSVLAELGVDTGRLPPRRPAVRYCVDWSEHQHHLAGGLGAALKARLFALGWVRWGAAPRVVHLTDEGAAGLERTLGLVFV, from the coding sequence ATGCCGAACAGCAGCACCACGAGGGCGTCCGCCCGCGACGCGGGCGCGTCGCGGCACCCCGGCCGCGCATCCGGCGAACAGCCGGGTGCGCCGCTCAAACACCAGACCGACATCGCCCGCGCCGCGGCCCTCGTCGCCGATCCGTCGCGCGCCCGCATCCTGAAGTGCCTGGCCGACGGCCGCGCCCTGCCGGCGAGCGCGCTGGCCGGCGAGGCGGGGGTCGGCGCCGCCACGGCCAGCGCGCACCTCGCCAAGCTCGTCGAGGCGGAATTCGTCACCGTCGAGGCGCGGGGCAGGCACCGCTACTTCCGCCTGTTCGGGCCGGACGTGAGCGCCGCGCTGGAGGCGCTCGCCCTGATCGCCCCGCCGCTGGCCATCACCTCCCTCAAGCAGAGCAGCCGCACCAACGCCCTGCACCGCTCCCGGACCTGCTACGACCATCTGGCCGGGCGGCTCGGCGTCGCCCTGATGCAGTCGCTGCTCGACCACGGGGTGATCACCGGCCACGACGGCATCCACCGGCCCGCCGAGGCGGTACGGGACAGGCCGTCGTCGTACGGCCGCGACCTCGTCTACGAACTGTCCGACGAGGCGCCGTCGGTTCTCGCCGAACTGGGCGTCGACACGGGCCGGTTGCCGCCGCGCCGCCCGGCGGTCCGCTACTGCGTCGACTGGAGCGAGCACCAGCACCACCTCGCGGGCGGGCTCGGCGCGGCGCTCAAGGCGCGTCTGTTCGCGCTCGGCTGGGTGAGGTGGGGCGCCGCGCCGCGCGTGGTGCATCTGACGGACGAGGGCGCGGCCGGCCTGGAGCGGACCCTCGGGCTCGTGTTCGTGTGA
- a CDS encoding FAD/NAD(P)-binding protein → MKVAIVGSGPRGVSVLERMAARLAEGPVPESVEIYLIDSHRVGTGRIWRTDQPRWFLMNTVADEVSAFSGPPDGGPARPGAGPSLAQWWSSVDREYPGPNSYAPRALHGRYMRFLLETIERNLPEEVRLIPVHDFVNALERTGDGYRLTLRGGNRLTADRVVLTTGHTRPELTGNQRLLAAHAAGRPGLRHIAGDSAADMPLDEIPAGSAVGVLGLGLSFYDVMAALTEGRGGCYEEDGDRLVYRPSGGEPVIVAGSRSGMPLPARGRNQKHHDHRHRHVLFTTERVLARGRHGALSFADDALPWLLAEVELVYYATMLTVRGEPGRAAAFEAEVVAAAESGVPDVPAVAAGHGLADAPRIDLDAQARPFAGRHFAGPDEFTRALSEALAEDLAHADAGNVDDPLKAALDVIRDSRAVIRSLVDYAGLTPASHREEFLGWYVPRSSFLAAGPPRSRLRQVDALLRSGVLRVVGPDTRIRPHPSGRFGVHSPYVSGSEVLVDTVVDARVPTPDIRLDPHPLTRSLREQGIWTSYVNHGTDGDRFDTGGVAVTGAPFHPVDRTGRPDRGLYVLGIPTEHTRWFMQGGSSRPGFWTDFVQNADAIAADVIASRVTARKPAPTPPLPARTG, encoded by the coding sequence GTGAAGGTGGCAATCGTCGGCAGTGGTCCGCGCGGAGTGTCCGTCCTCGAACGCATGGCGGCGCGCCTTGCCGAAGGGCCGGTCCCCGAGTCCGTGGAGATCTACCTCATCGACTCCCACCGGGTGGGCACCGGCCGGATCTGGCGCACGGACCAGCCGCGATGGTTCCTGATGAACACCGTCGCCGACGAGGTCTCGGCGTTCTCCGGCCCACCCGACGGCGGCCCTGCCAGACCGGGTGCCGGACCTTCGCTCGCCCAGTGGTGGAGTTCCGTCGACCGCGAATACCCGGGGCCCAACAGTTACGCACCGCGCGCCCTCCACGGACGCTATATGCGGTTTCTTCTCGAAACGATCGAAAGGAATCTCCCCGAAGAAGTCCGGCTGATCCCCGTCCATGATTTTGTGAACGCGCTGGAGCGCACCGGCGACGGATACCGGCTCACCCTGCGCGGCGGCAACCGCCTCACCGCCGACCGCGTCGTGCTGACCACCGGACACACCCGCCCCGAACTCACCGGCAACCAGCGGCTCCTCGCCGCCCACGCCGCCGGTCGTCCCGGCCTGCGCCACATCGCGGGGGACAGCGCCGCCGACATGCCCCTGGACGAGATACCCGCCGGGTCGGCCGTCGGCGTCCTCGGACTCGGCCTGTCCTTCTACGACGTGATGGCCGCGCTCACCGAGGGCCGCGGCGGATGCTATGAAGAGGACGGGGACCGGCTCGTCTACCGGCCCAGCGGCGGCGAACCCGTCATCGTGGCAGGCTCCCGCAGCGGGATGCCGCTGCCCGCCCGCGGCCGCAACCAGAAGCACCACGACCACCGCCACCGCCACGTGCTGTTCACCACCGAACGCGTCCTGGCCCGCGGCCGACACGGCGCCCTCTCGTTCGCCGACGACGCCCTGCCCTGGCTGCTCGCCGAGGTCGAACTCGTCTACTACGCGACGATGTTGACCGTGCGCGGAGAACCGGGGAGGGCCGCCGCGTTCGAGGCGGAGGTCGTCGCCGCCGCCGAGAGCGGCGTACCCGACGTCCCCGCCGTCGCCGCCGGACACGGCCTCGCCGACGCGCCCCGCATCGACCTGGACGCCCAGGCCCGCCCCTTCGCCGGCCGGCACTTCGCCGGACCCGACGAGTTCACCCGGGCGCTGAGCGAAGCGCTCGCCGAGGACCTGGCGCACGCCGACGCCGGCAACGTCGACGACCCGCTCAAGGCCGCCCTGGACGTCATCCGTGACTCCCGCGCCGTGATCCGCTCCCTCGTCGACTACGCGGGCCTGACCCCCGCCTCGCACCGCGAGGAGTTCCTCGGCTGGTACGTCCCGCGCAGCTCCTTCCTCGCCGCCGGGCCCCCACGCTCGCGGCTGCGGCAGGTCGACGCCCTGCTGCGCAGCGGCGTCCTGCGGGTCGTGGGCCCCGACACCCGCATCCGTCCGCATCCCTCGGGACGCTTCGGCGTCCACTCGCCCTACGTGAGCGGCTCCGAGGTCCTCGTGGACACCGTCGTCGACGCCCGCGTCCCCACCCCCGACATACGTCTCGACCCCCACCCCCTCACGCGCAGCCTGCGCGAGCAGGGCATCTGGACGTCGTACGTCAACCACGGCACGGACGGAGACCGCTTCGACACCGGCGGCGTCGCCGTGACCGGTGCGCCCTTCCACCCCGTGGACCGCACCGGCCGGCCCGACCGCGGCCTGTACGTCCTCGGCATCCCCACCGAGCACACCCGCTGGTTCATGCAGGGCGGCAGCAGCAGGCCCGGCTTCTGGACGGACTTCGTCCAGAACGCCGACGCCATCGCCGCGGACGTCATCGCCTCCCGCGTCACCGCCCGGAAGCCGGCCCCCACGCCGCCGCTCCCGGCCCGAACCGGCTGA
- a CDS encoding cupin domain-containing protein — MSVVTRSAAPAASPQQREVTVLRDIFDPVGLDALPWERWEEPGRAGVDVHRLYLTDGADPGAAMITRMAPGAHGDLHEHLGHEVILVLEGELLNDNGDCYRTGDLVIERPGSVHQVSTETGCTVLGVRHAPTRLVT; from the coding sequence ATGTCCGTCGTCACCCGTTCCGCCGCCCCCGCCGCCTCGCCCCAGCAGCGCGAAGTGACCGTCCTGCGCGACATCTTCGACCCCGTCGGACTGGACGCCCTGCCCTGGGAGCGCTGGGAGGAACCCGGTCGCGCCGGCGTCGACGTGCACCGCCTCTACCTGACCGACGGCGCCGACCCGGGCGCCGCGATGATCACCCGCATGGCCCCAGGAGCCCACGGCGACCTGCACGAACACCTCGGCCACGAGGTGATCCTCGTCCTCGAGGGGGAGCTCCTGAACGACAACGGCGACTGCTACCGCACCGGGGACCTCGTCATCGAGCGGCCCGGCAGCGTCCACCAGGTCAGCACCGAGACCGGCTGCACCGTGCTCGGCGTCCGGCACGCGCCGACCCGCCTCGTGACCTGA
- a CDS encoding LysR family transcriptional regulator — MKLNQCAAFVAIADTGTFTNAARALGVSQSAISHAIAGLESELGVTLMVRDRSGVELTDAGRRALEPARGVVAQADRVRRAVRGADAEPEGTLRIGTSQSFAARLLPALMSELHMRYPRLRIELREGGDAQIAQWLRARGIDLGIVSLPKRGLITAPLLQDEMFAVLPAHHPLAPRPELRIVELAGEPFLMPVGGVETMVRAAFRTAGLEPEVTHQVRDINALLAMVAAGLGTTVIPWLALPPALPEVRLVPLSPAVVRHLGIGTRPGAEESPVVGAFVHAARSLALRSDWRRLPVAG, encoded by the coding sequence GTGAAGCTCAACCAGTGCGCGGCGTTCGTCGCGATCGCCGACACCGGGACCTTCACCAACGCCGCGCGTGCGCTGGGCGTCAGTCAGTCCGCCATCAGCCACGCCATCGCCGGCCTGGAGAGCGAGCTGGGGGTGACCCTGATGGTGCGGGACCGCTCCGGCGTGGAACTCACCGATGCCGGACGCCGTGCCCTGGAGCCCGCGCGGGGCGTGGTGGCGCAGGCGGACCGGGTGCGGCGGGCGGTGCGCGGCGCGGACGCCGAGCCCGAGGGCACCTTGCGCATCGGCACCAGTCAGAGCTTCGCGGCGCGGCTGCTCCCGGCGTTGATGTCGGAGCTGCACATGCGTTATCCGCGCCTGCGGATCGAGTTGCGCGAGGGCGGCGACGCGCAGATCGCCCAGTGGCTGCGCGCCCGTGGCATCGATCTGGGCATCGTGTCGCTGCCCAAGCGGGGTCTCATCACGGCGCCGCTGCTGCAGGACGAGATGTTCGCGGTGCTGCCGGCGCACCATCCGTTGGCCCCCCGGCCGGAGTTGCGCATCGTCGAGCTGGCCGGGGAACCGTTCCTGATGCCGGTCGGAGGGGTCGAGACGATGGTGCGCGCCGCGTTCCGCACGGCCGGCCTCGAGCCCGAGGTCACCCATCAGGTGCGGGACATCAACGCGCTGCTCGCGATGGTCGCCGCCGGGCTCGGCACGACGGTCATTCCGTGGCTGGCCCTGCCGCCGGCGCTGCCGGAGGTGCGGCTGGTGCCGCTGTCCCCGGCGGTGGTGCGGCATCTGGGCATCGGTACGCGTCCGGGCGCCGAGGAGTCCCCGGTGGTGGGGGCGTTCGTGCACGCGGCGCGGTCGCTGGCGCTGCGCAGTGACTGGAGGAGGCTTCCCGTTGCCGGGTGA
- a CDS encoding pyridoxal phosphate-dependent aminotransferase — MRARAAARFHAVEESATYAVFDMVARMRAQGLEVVDLGGGEPDFDTPGHVVDEAVGALRDGFTHYTPSRGLPALLRAVCAKLAEDNGIVADAATDIVVTPSAKHALFAALVTVLDPGDELLVPTPSWVSYTEMARLIGARPVQVALDGADGFRITAELLERHVSSRTKALLVNSPNNPTGRSLTAGEAALIARFAQEHDILLISDEIYEKILYGGRRHLSLAAQPGCAERTITVNGFSKGYAMTGWRLGYAAGPTDLMAQLVKVQQHTVGCTASFVQRGGIAALSGSQEPVEWMTAQYAARRDLVVRGLNSLPGVSCSPPDGAFYAFADIRGTGFADSAAFAQWLLREAAVAVMPGSAFGPGGEGFVRLSFATSPKVLRTALDRMAAALAGRG, encoded by the coding sequence ATGAGGGCGCGGGCCGCGGCCCGTTTCCACGCCGTCGAGGAGTCGGCGACGTACGCCGTCTTCGACATGGTGGCGCGGATGCGCGCACAGGGCCTGGAGGTGGTGGATCTGGGCGGCGGTGAGCCGGACTTCGACACCCCCGGCCATGTCGTGGACGAGGCGGTGGGCGCCCTGCGTGACGGGTTCACGCACTACACGCCGAGTCGCGGGCTGCCCGCGCTGCTGCGCGCGGTCTGCGCGAAGCTCGCCGAGGACAACGGGATCGTGGCGGACGCGGCCACCGACATCGTCGTCACGCCGTCGGCGAAGCACGCCCTGTTCGCCGCGCTGGTGACGGTGCTCGACCCAGGTGACGAGCTGCTCGTGCCGACGCCGAGCTGGGTCAGCTACACGGAGATGGCGCGGCTGATCGGCGCGCGGCCCGTGCAGGTCGCCCTGGACGGCGCGGACGGCTTCCGGATCACGGCGGAACTGCTGGAGCGGCACGTCTCCTCGCGGACGAAGGCGCTGCTGGTCAACTCGCCGAACAATCCCACGGGCCGGTCGCTGACCGCCGGGGAGGCGGCCCTGATCGCCCGGTTCGCGCAGGAGCACGACATCCTGCTGATCTCGGACGAGATCTACGAGAAGATCCTCTACGGCGGCCGCCGCCATCTCAGCCTGGCCGCGCAGCCGGGTTGCGCCGAACGCACCATCACGGTGAACGGCTTCTCCAAGGGTTATGCGATGACCGGCTGGCGCCTGGGCTATGCGGCCGGGCCCACCGATCTGATGGCGCAGCTGGTGAAGGTGCAGCAGCACACGGTGGGCTGCACTGCGTCGTTCGTTCAGCGGGGCGGGATCGCCGCGCTGTCCGGCTCGCAGGAGCCGGTCGAGTGGATGACCGCGCAGTACGCGGCGCGCCGGGACCTCGTCGTGCGGGGGCTGAACTCGCTGCCGGGGGTGTCCTGTTCGCCGCCCGACGGTGCGTTCTACGCCTTCGCCGACATTCGCGGCACGGGCTTCGCGGACTCGGCGGCCTTCGCGCAGTGGCTGCTGAGGGAGGCGGCGGTGGCCGTGATGCCGGGTTCCGCGTTCGGGCCGGGCGGCGAGGGCTTCGTCCGGCTGTCGTTCGCGACGTCGCCCAAGGTGTTGCGGACGGCGCTGGACCGCATGGCCGCGGCGCTGGCCGGCCGGGGCTGA
- a CDS encoding MFS transporter: MTTADLAPEDGLAAAPPRAAAPARRPALTLPPLIALSLGYFLVMLDVTVVNVAVPEIRTALDTGPSALQWIVDGYSTVFAGLLLLGGGLADRLGHRRMFLTGLGVFTAASLVCGLAGTPGALIAGRLAQGAGAALLVPASLALLQATYPDRAVRSRAIAVWGAVASIAFGAGPAVGGLLVSGLEWRSVFWLNLPVAALAVVLTVRHIPATARKKPARRMDPAGQVLGIVGLVALAGGLNEAGSHGWTSPPVLAAFGAGAACLTAFALVERSLEARERAGRGRRAPLLPPSLFRSGAFTATAAIGLLISLGYYGMLFLTTLYFQQERGFSVLDTGLALLPSVCMGLVAAPLFSRLAARTGPYVPMAGGLALGAVGFLGWLTARPDTPYPVLLFALIATGLGQTMTALAATAAIIETAPASGAGIASAVFNVARQVGSAVGVALFGTLAAAAGDFTSGLRLSAAIAAAGFAVGAVLAVGVRRRAAGRTT, encoded by the coding sequence ATGACCACCGCTGACCTCGCTCCGGAAGACGGCCTGGCCGCCGCCCCGCCCCGTGCGGCCGCCCCGGCCCGCCGACCCGCGCTCACCCTGCCCCCGCTGATCGCCCTCAGCCTCGGCTACTTCCTGGTGATGCTGGACGTCACCGTCGTCAACGTCGCCGTCCCCGAGATCCGCACCGCCCTCGACACCGGGCCCTCCGCCCTCCAGTGGATCGTCGACGGCTACAGCACCGTCTTCGCCGGGCTGCTGCTCCTGGGCGGCGGCCTCGCCGACCGGCTCGGCCACCGGCGCATGTTCCTCACCGGGCTCGGCGTCTTCACCGCGGCCTCCCTGGTCTGCGGCCTCGCCGGCACCCCCGGCGCCCTGATCGCCGGACGGCTCGCCCAGGGCGCGGGCGCAGCGCTGCTCGTGCCCGCCTCGCTCGCGCTGCTGCAGGCCACCTACCCCGACCGCGCGGTGCGATCCCGGGCGATCGCCGTGTGGGGCGCCGTCGCCTCGATCGCCTTCGGCGCCGGACCGGCGGTGGGCGGCCTCCTCGTCTCCGGGCTCGAGTGGCGCTCCGTGTTCTGGCTGAACCTGCCGGTCGCCGCACTCGCCGTCGTCCTGACCGTCCGGCACATCCCGGCCACCGCCCGCAAGAAGCCCGCCCGCCGCATGGACCCGGCCGGCCAGGTGCTGGGCATCGTCGGCCTCGTCGCCCTGGCGGGCGGCCTCAACGAGGCCGGTTCACACGGCTGGACCTCCCCGCCGGTCCTGGCGGCGTTCGGTGCGGGCGCGGCCTGCCTGACCGCCTTCGCGCTGGTCGAACGCAGCCTGGAAGCACGCGAACGGGCCGGACGCGGTCGGCGTGCGCCACTGCTGCCGCCGTCCCTGTTCCGCTCGGGCGCGTTCACCGCGACTGCCGCGATCGGCCTGCTGATCAGCCTCGGCTACTACGGCATGCTCTTCCTGACCACCCTCTACTTCCAGCAGGAACGCGGCTTCAGCGTCCTGGACACCGGTCTCGCCCTGCTGCCGTCGGTGTGCATGGGGCTCGTCGCGGCCCCGCTCTTCAGCCGCCTGGCCGCCCGCACCGGCCCGTACGTCCCGATGGCCGGCGGGCTCGCGTTGGGCGCCGTGGGCTTCCTCGGCTGGCTGACCGCCCGGCCCGACACCCCCTACCCCGTCCTGCTGTTCGCCCTGATCGCCACCGGTCTCGGGCAGACCATGACCGCCCTCGCGGCCACCGCCGCCATCATCGAGACCGCGCCCGCCTCCGGCGCCGGCATCGCCTCCGCCGTCTTCAACGTCGCCCGGCAGGTCGGCAGCGCCGTCGGGGTGGCCCTGTTCGGCACCCTCGCCGCCGCGGCGGGCGACTTCACCTCGGGGCTGCGGTTGTCGGCGGCCATCGCGGCGGCCGGCTTCGCCGTCGGTGCCGTGCTGGCGGTGGGCGTCCGGCGCCGCGCTGCCGGACGCACCACGTGA
- a CDS encoding LeuA family protein produces MSVKKESRRVSIFDTTLRDGEQAPGNAMTPRQKLEIALRIETLGADYIESGFPASSPSEFQATRLISRNLTSARFTTFCRAVRSDVDTAVEAGGADRHQVQVMATGSDLHLAHKRGISRDQAVHEVADTVAHAYALGVEEVSVGIEDASRGELDLLRAITLGAVEAGAVCFAVADTSGCHLPQEYGALITEFRSWLPDGVRVATHCHDDFGLSLANAVAGLTAGAHEVQVTLGGIGERAGNTPLEEVAALLTYKGALLGLHTDIDVAAMYEAYTALRAAIGLEEPRNKAIFGTYAFGTAAGIHQQGMLRNPATYEYVEPARFGRERSLLIGRHSGRAVLRHILDELEIVVSEEDLAGLYRTHIAERTGGDCEDISVVKARLARELKTRLPAAA; encoded by the coding sequence ATGTCAGTGAAAAAGGAATCACGCCGGGTCTCCATTTTCGACACCACCCTCCGGGACGGCGAGCAGGCACCCGGAAACGCGATGACTCCACGTCAGAAACTCGAAATAGCACTGCGCATAGAGACGCTCGGCGCCGACTACATCGAATCGGGATTTCCGGCCTCCTCGCCCAGCGAGTTCCAGGCCACCCGGCTCATTTCCCGGAACCTGACCTCCGCGCGTTTCACCACGTTCTGCCGTGCCGTACGGTCCGATGTGGACACGGCCGTCGAGGCGGGCGGCGCCGACCGCCACCAGGTGCAGGTCATGGCCACCGGGAGCGACCTGCACCTCGCCCACAAACGGGGCATCAGCCGTGACCAGGCGGTCCACGAGGTCGCCGACACCGTCGCCCACGCCTACGCCCTCGGCGTCGAGGAGGTGTCCGTCGGCATCGAGGACGCCAGCCGCGGCGAACTCGACCTGCTGCGCGCCATCACCCTGGGCGCCGTCGAGGCGGGGGCCGTGTGCTTCGCCGTCGCCGACACCTCCGGATGCCACCTCCCCCAGGAGTACGGGGCGTTGATCACCGAGTTCCGCTCCTGGCTCCCGGACGGCGTCCGCGTCGCCACCCACTGCCACGACGACTTCGGGCTCTCCCTCGCCAACGCGGTCGCGGGCCTGACGGCCGGCGCCCACGAGGTGCAGGTCACGCTGGGCGGCATCGGCGAACGCGCGGGCAACACCCCGCTCGAGGAGGTGGCCGCGTTGCTGACCTACAAGGGCGCCCTGCTCGGTCTGCACACCGACATCGACGTGGCCGCCATGTACGAGGCCTACACCGCGCTGCGTGCGGCGATCGGACTGGAGGAACCCCGCAACAAGGCGATCTTCGGGACGTACGCCTTCGGGACGGCGGCCGGCATCCACCAGCAGGGCATGCTGCGCAACCCGGCGACGTACGAGTACGTGGAGCCGGCACGCTTCGGCCGTGAGCGCTCCCTGCTGATCGGACGGCACTCGGGCCGGGCCGTGCTGCGGCACATCCTCGACGAGCTGGAGATCGTCGTGAGCGAGGAGGACCTGGCGGGGCTCTACCGGACGCACATCGCCGAGCGCACCGGCGGCGACTGCGAGGACATCTCCGTCGTCAAGGCCCGCCTGGCCCGCGAACTGAAGACACGGCTGCCCGCTGCCGCCTGA
- a CDS encoding response regulator transcription factor, which translates to MTVRSTENGRVLLYEPEASDVSVLLADADPVSRHVLAGALDGADGITVLGTADSGRPLHRWPLDGVDVVVLADAFRPRPASLVPGLVHKGVRVLLLDTRWTARTVGDALAAGCAGVLVKDPEIGRLAAAVRAAAAGYVVVSPELVGLCPPPGRATTIPPARPRGDRSVGLRLRSLTEREREVLTVLAEGLSTREAARRLDVTPATVKSHVSHALAKLSVRNRLEAVLLMRQALDEDRPPWS; encoded by the coding sequence ATGACCGTGCGAAGCACCGAGAACGGCCGGGTCCTGCTGTACGAACCGGAGGCCTCCGATGTCAGCGTCCTGCTCGCCGACGCCGATCCGGTCTCCCGGCACGTCCTGGCGGGCGCCCTGGACGGAGCCGACGGGATCACGGTGCTGGGCACCGCCGACAGCGGCCGGCCGCTGCATCGCTGGCCCCTGGACGGCGTCGACGTCGTCGTGCTCGCCGACGCCTTCCGGCCCCGGCCGGCCTCGCTCGTCCCCGGCCTGGTGCACAAGGGGGTGCGCGTGCTGCTCCTCGACACACGCTGGACGGCGCGGACCGTCGGGGACGCGCTCGCCGCGGGCTGCGCGGGAGTACTGGTCAAGGACCCGGAGATCGGCCGGCTCGCGGCCGCCGTACGGGCGGCGGCCGCCGGATACGTCGTGGTGTCGCCGGAGCTGGTGGGCCTGTGCCCGCCGCCGGGTCGCGCGACCACGATCCCGCCCGCGCGCCCGCGCGGCGACCGCTCGGTCGGCCTGCGGCTGCGCTCTTTGACCGAACGCGAGCGCGAGGTGCTCACGGTGCTCGCGGAGGGCCTGTCCACCCGGGAGGCGGCCAGGCGGCTCGACGTCACCCCGGCGACCGTCAAGAGCCATGTGTCGCACGCGCTGGCCAAACTGTCCGTGCGCAACCGCCTGGAGGCGGTCCTGCTGATGCGCCAGGCACTCGACGAGGACCGCCCACCCTGGTCGTGA